The Acinonyx jubatus isolate Ajub_Pintada_27869175 chromosome B3, VMU_Ajub_asm_v1.0, whole genome shotgun sequence genomic interval gggggtggggggggggaggtggggagtgacgggggttggggggggaggtggggagtgacgggaagtgggggggtgggagtgacggggggtgggggggtggggagtgacgggggtggggtggggagtgatgggggtgggggtggggtggggagggccttCTGGAAGGCGGCCTCTTCGGTGAGGGCACCAGAGGCTGGAAGGAAGGATGACCGGTGAGAAACGATCCTCAGGGCCTGTGGGCGAGTTCTGAGAGAAGGCCAGGCCTGCGGACTTCACACCGTTCTCCTGTCCACGCCTCTAGCGCCGACGGGACCTACGAGGTGTCCCTCTACACCAACGTGGTGGTCCGCTCCAACGGCAGCATCTTCTGGCTGCCTCCCGCCATCTACAAGAGCGCCTGCAAGATCGAGGTGAAGCACTTCCCCTTCGACCAGCAGAACTGCACCCTCAAGTTCCGTTCCTGGACCTACGACCACACGGAGATCGACATGGTTCTCAAGTCGCCCACGGCCAGCATGGACGACTTCACCCCCAGCGGCGAGTGGGACATCGTGGCGCTGCCGGGGCGAAGGACGGTGAACCCGCGGGACCCCAGCTACGTGGACGTCACCTACGACTTCATCATCAAGCGCAAGCCCCTCTTCTACACCATCAACCTCATCGTCCCCTGCGTGCTCATCACCTCGCTGGCCATCCTCGTCTTCTACCTGCCGTCCGACTGCGGCGAGAAGATGACGCTGTGCATCTCCGTGCTGCTGGCGCTCACCGTCTTCCTGCTGCTCATCTCCAAGATCGTGCCGCCCACCTCGCTGGACGTGCCGCTCATCGGCAAGTACCTCATGTTCACCATGGTGCTGGTCACCTTCTCCATCGTCACCAGCGTGTGCGTGCTCAACGTGCACCACCGCTCGCCCGGCACCCACACCATGGCGCCCTGGGTCCGCCGCTGCTTCCTACGCCAGCTGCCCACCTTCCTGTTCATGAAGCGCCCGGACAGCAGCCCTGCGAGGGCCCCCCGGCCCGGCCAGCTTCGCCTGACCAGGCTCGAGGCCGCCAGCACCTCCAGCCTCTGCGGGAGCTCCACGTGCTCTGCGGCTCCCCAGTCCCCGGGCGGCTCGGGCTCCCGCACCGCAGGCCTCCAGGATTTCCGGCCAAGGTCTTCCGGGAGGTTCCAGCAGGATGTGCAGGAGGCCTTGGAGGGCGTCAGCTTTATTGCCCAGCATATGAAGAGTGATGACCGAGACCAGAGTGTAAGTCCCTAGCCCGGTCCCTGTCCCTGCCGGTTCCCCACTCCCCGCAGCGCACTCACAGGGGACGAGAACCCCATCTCTGGGCTGGAGTACGGAGTCCCAAAGTGGCCTGAGTTTTATCACAGCTCCGTGCgttgggaaagaggaaggaagtacCAGGGCTCCCTTTTTGTTTCGGGGTCCCCAAAAGCAGACACTGAGGTGAGGGCCTGGACACACATTACCTGAGAAGTGAGCTCAGGAAGCAcagtgaggaggagagagactgCGGAGGGCGGGCCGGTCACTGGTTACTGCCCCGGGCTCTGGGGGCTCAGTCCACGGGAGGCCCTCTGAGGGGGCATCAGCACCCACCCCTAGGGCTGAGGGTGGCCCCAGGGCATCAACTCCCCATCGCTTCCAGGCTGTGCAGCCAGCAGCCCCGTGCTGGAGAAAGCCCCgggacagaggagaggcaggagcCCCAAGTCAACCCCTTAGGGACGAGGGCGGGACAGACACCAAGGGCACCGGCTCCCATCCTCGTCCGGCTTGCCCAGAACCCCTACAAACACGAGGGCTTTCAGGAGTACAGAAACATCGATTAGAACGTTATCATCGCTACGTTAATAATGTAACGATGTCAGGTAGGGCGATGACAgtt includes:
- the CHRNB4 gene encoding neuronal acetylcholine receptor subunit beta-4, yielding MRSAQPLVLFSLVALCRRGDCRVANAEEKLVDDLLNKTRYNNLIRPATSSAQLISIQLQLSLAQLISVNEREQIMTTNVWLKQEWTDYRLAWNSSRYEGVNILRIPAKRIWLPDIVLYNNADGTYEVSLYTNVVVRSNGSIFWLPPAIYKSACKIEVKHFPFDQQNCTLKFRSWTYDHTEIDMVLKSPTASMDDFTPSGEWDIVALPGRRTVNPRDPSYVDVTYDFIIKRKPLFYTINLIVPCVLITSLAILVFYLPSDCGEKMTLCISVLLALTVFLLLISKIVPPTSLDVPLIGKYLMFTMVLVTFSIVTSVCVLNVHHRSPGTHTMAPWVRRCFLRQLPTFLFMKRPDSSPARAPRPGQLRLTRLEAASTSSLCGSSTCSAAPQSPGGSGSRTAGLQDFRPRSSGRFQQDVQEALEGVSFIAQHMKSDDRDQSVVEDWKYVAMVVDRLFLWVFVVVCVLGTVGLFLPPLFQTHTPSEGP